In Nostoc sp. GT001, a genomic segment contains:
- a CDS encoding methionine gamma-lyase family protein produces the protein MNSLEQLRQAEQALLEIFSGIDAQVKHNLKRVLDAFRNHRVGAHHFAGVSGYGHDDLGRETLDKVFAEVMGAEAAAVRVQYVSGTHAIACALFGVLRPGDEMLAVVGSPYDTLEEVIGLRGQGQGSLIEFGINYRQLELTPEGTIDWQALTTSVAENTRLVLIQRSCGYSWRPSLSITDIEKIVHLVKQQNPNTVCFVDNCYGEFIETREPTAVGADLMAGSLIKNPGGTIVSAGGYVAGRADLVEASACRLTAPGIGSYGGATFDQNRLLFQGLFLAPQMVGEAMKGTYLTGYVFDKLGYPVNPPPLAPRGDVIQAIKLGSAEKLIAFCKAIQQHSPIGSYLDPVPDDMPGYESQVVMAGGTFIEGSTLELSADGPLREPYVVYCQGGTHWTHVAIALEAAIDAVGCNGY, from the coding sequence ATGAACAGCTTAGAACAGCTGCGGCAAGCAGAACAGGCACTATTAGAAATTTTTTCTGGTATTGACGCTCAGGTCAAGCATAATCTAAAACGAGTGCTGGATGCTTTTCGTAATCACCGTGTAGGCGCACACCACTTCGCTGGTGTAAGTGGTTATGGTCATGATGATTTAGGACGAGAAACTTTAGATAAAGTTTTTGCCGAAGTTATGGGCGCTGAAGCTGCGGCCGTGAGGGTTCAATACGTTTCGGGAACTCATGCGATCGCCTGTGCTTTGTTTGGTGTTCTCCGTCCGGGAGATGAAATGTTAGCAGTGGTCGGTTCTCCCTACGATACGCTTGAAGAAGTCATTGGTTTACGAGGTCAAGGTCAAGGCTCTCTTATTGAGTTTGGCATAAATTACCGCCAATTGGAGCTAACCCCCGAAGGAACTATAGATTGGCAAGCTTTAACTACTAGTGTGGCTGAAAACACTCGTTTAGTCTTAATTCAGCGCTCTTGTGGCTATTCTTGGCGTCCTAGTTTATCAATTACTGATATTGAAAAAATCGTTCACTTAGTCAAACAGCAAAACCCAAACACCGTTTGCTTTGTAGATAACTGTTACGGCGAATTTATTGAAACTAGGGAACCCACAGCCGTAGGTGCTGATTTAATGGCGGGGTCATTGATTAAAAATCCTGGTGGTACTATTGTCAGTGCTGGTGGTTATGTCGCTGGTCGTGCCGATTTAGTGGAAGCATCCGCTTGTCGCCTCACTGCTCCCGGTATCGGGAGTTACGGGGGTGCTACTTTTGACCAAAATCGCCTGCTGTTCCAAGGCTTATTTCTCGCGCCGCAGATGGTAGGAGAGGCAATGAAAGGGACTTATCTTACTGGTTATGTGTTTGATAAACTCGGTTATCCAGTCAATCCCCCTCCTTTGGCTCCCCGTGGGGATGTAATTCAAGCAATTAAACTCGGCTCTGCCGAAAAGCTAATTGCTTTCTGTAAAGCCATACAACAGCATTCTCCGATCGGTTCCTACTTAGACCCTGTTCCAGATGATATGCCAGGTTATGAGAGCCAGGTGGTGATGGCTGGGGGGACATTTATTGAAGGGAGTACTTTGGAATTATCAGCCGATGGGCCTTTGCGTGAACCCTATGTAGTTTATTGCCAGGGTGGGACTCATTGGACTCATGTAGCGATCGCCCTAGAAGCTGCGATCGATGCAGTTGGTTGTAATGGTTATTGA
- a CDS encoding alpha/beta hydrolase: protein MSDRHTTTIARLNVYTQGQGFPILGLHGHPGTGRSLSVFTNHLSKRYKTFAPDLRGYGKSRYNGNFDMNDHLTDLEALLDRLQIEKCLVLGWSLGGILAMEMALRLPERVTGLILVATAAKPRGSHPPITLQDNLYTGIAALLNYIKPSWQWNIETFGKRSLFRYLIQQHTSITYNYIAKEAVPAYLQTSPAATRALYSAIQSGYNRLLDLQQIQCPSLVLAGEQDRHITSDSSLQTAQHLNNSQWQCYPNTAHLFPWEVPQQVLNDIDHWLEVHPQVIGSQ, encoded by the coding sequence ATGAGCGATCGCCACACTACAACTATTGCACGTCTCAATGTTTACACCCAAGGTCAAGGATTCCCAATTTTGGGCTTACATGGTCATCCTGGTACTGGTCGTAGTCTTTCTGTCTTTACCAATCATTTATCAAAACGCTACAAAACTTTTGCCCCTGACTTACGCGGATACGGCAAAAGTCGCTACAACGGCAATTTTGACATGAATGACCATTTGACTGATTTAGAAGCGCTGCTAGACCGTTTGCAGATTGAAAAGTGCCTAGTATTGGGATGGTCACTTGGGGGTATTCTGGCAATGGAGATGGCATTACGTTTGCCAGAGCGTGTTACTGGGCTGATTTTGGTGGCGACAGCCGCAAAACCCCGTGGCAGTCACCCTCCTATCACTTTGCAGGATAATTTATATACTGGCATTGCTGCGCTATTGAACTATATAAAACCAAGTTGGCAATGGAATATTGAAACTTTTGGTAAGCGATCGCTTTTCCGCTACTTAATCCAACAACATACATCTATTACTTACAATTACATTGCCAAGGAAGCAGTACCAGCTTATTTGCAAACTTCTCCTGCTGCGACTCGCGCTCTCTATAGTGCAATTCAATCAGGATACAATCGGTTGCTAGATTTGCAACAAATACAATGTCCTAGTTTAGTACTTGCTGGTGAGCAAGACCGCCACATTACATCTGATTCCAGCTTACAAACTGCTCAACACCTCAACAATTCTCAGTGGCAGTGCTATCCCAACACCGCCCATCTTTTTCCGTGGGAAGTTCCTCAGCAGGTGCTAAATGATATTGACCATTGGCTCGAAGTTCATCCGCAGGTAATTGGTAGTCAATAG
- a CDS encoding DUF1816 domain-containing protein — protein MKTIWHNLKEVLINTFDYIGLAWWVEIVTQNPRCTYYFRPFLSSSDATLASKGYIEDLEIEGAQGIIVNVKRCKPSNLTIADDLGERFDRKVQPAFGGQI, from the coding sequence ATGAAAACCATTTGGCATAACCTCAAGGAAGTGTTAATTAACACATTCGACTACATCGGCTTGGCTTGGTGGGTAGAGATTGTGACGCAGAATCCCCGTTGCACGTATTACTTCAGGCCATTTCTAAGTTCTTCTGATGCAACATTAGCAAGCAAAGGATACATAGAAGATTTGGAGATCGAAGGAGCGCAGGGAATTATTGTAAATGTCAAGCGCTGCAAACCTAGTAACTTAACAATTGCTGACGACTTGGGGGAAAGATTTGACCGCAAAGTACAGCCTGCCTTTGGCGGTCAAATTTAA
- the rlmB gene encoding 23S rRNA (guanosine(2251)-2'-O)-methyltransferase RlmB: MQDKPRKVKTSSEPNRGQPVKIKGKRVVTNPARNPRKVDSNPISGANPTRNPRKIDSNPISVANPTRNPRKVDSNPISVENPTRNPRKVDGNTISVVNPNRNARKIDSNPSYGNSRQRNSSFSQPSVSTPTEEDSDLIYGRHPVLSALQNQRNLNRLWITTRLRYDPSFHHFLLQAKENGTVIDEVEPKRLDYLTNGANHQGVVAQIAPYAYIELPDLIEQCKSVTDAVIVVADGITDPHNLGAIIRTAEAIGAQGLVIPQRRASGITSTVMKVAAGALENFAVARVVNLSRSLEELKEAGFWIYGTAASGSEPLHTVNFTGPIVLVIGSEGEGLGMLTQRSCDFLVSIPLQGKTPSLNASVAAGMALYEIYRQRSLNTLHLDKLQKFSLKNNSNRV, from the coding sequence ATGCAGGATAAACCCAGAAAAGTCAAAACTTCTAGCGAACCAAATCGTGGACAACCCGTAAAAATTAAAGGTAAACGTGTTGTTACTAATCCGGCTCGCAATCCCAGGAAAGTAGATAGCAACCCCATCTCTGGTGCGAATCCAACTCGCAATCCCAGGAAAATAGATAGCAACCCCATCTCTGTTGCGAATCCGACTCGCAATCCCAGGAAAGTAGATAGCAACCCTATCTCTGTTGAGAATCCGACTCGCAATCCCAGAAAAGTAGATGGCAACACCATCTCTGTTGTTAATCCGAATCGCAATGCCAGGAAAATAGATAGCAATCCCAGTTATGGGAACTCGCGACAACGAAATAGCAGTTTCTCCCAGCCCTCTGTATCTACACCGACAGAAGAAGATAGCGATCTCATCTATGGTCGTCATCCAGTATTGAGTGCATTGCAAAATCAGCGCAATCTCAACCGTCTCTGGATTACTACGCGTCTGCGATACGATCCCAGCTTTCACCATTTTCTCTTGCAAGCAAAGGAAAATGGCACAGTTATTGATGAAGTTGAACCCAAGCGTTTAGACTATCTTACCAACGGCGCTAATCACCAAGGTGTGGTAGCACAAATTGCTCCCTACGCTTACATCGAATTGCCCGATCTAATTGAGCAGTGCAAATCTGTAACCGATGCTGTAATTGTCGTGGCTGATGGAATTACCGATCCCCACAACTTGGGAGCAATAATTCGCACTGCCGAAGCAATAGGGGCTCAAGGATTGGTGATTCCTCAAAGAAGGGCATCTGGGATCACTTCCACCGTCATGAAAGTGGCAGCAGGCGCTTTAGAAAATTTTGCTGTAGCTAGAGTTGTTAACCTCAGCCGTTCCTTAGAAGAGTTAAAAGAAGCTGGCTTTTGGATTTACGGTACTGCTGCAAGTGGCAGCGAACCTTTGCATACAGTCAATTTCACTGGCCCAATCGTTTTGGTAATCGGCTCAGAAGGTGAAGGTCTGGGTATGTTAACTCAACGCTCCTGTGATTTTTTAGTATCGATTCCTCTACAGGGTAAGACTCCCAGCCTCAATGCTTCTGTAGCAGCGGGTATGGCGCTTTATGAGATTTATCGCCAGCGATCACTAAATACGCTGCACTTAGATAAATTGCAAAAATTCTCTTTGAAAAATAACAGTAACAGAGTATAA
- a CDS encoding ribonuclease III domain-containing protein has translation MKSQEEELLDGQDETPKQSLSWTEALLATTGPFQQISLSQVQQISPSALAYLGDAIYELYVRMFYLLPLQRSGIYHRLVVEQVRAETQALHLRSLIPHLRDNELEIVRRGRNAATGRPKRLNPEIYQQATSLETLIGYLYITDYQRLTELLQILHLEKE, from the coding sequence GTGAAGTCACAGGAGGAAGAGCTATTAGATGGACAAGATGAAACTCCCAAACAGAGCTTGTCTTGGACTGAAGCACTCTTGGCAACCACAGGTCCATTCCAACAGATTTCCCTCTCACAAGTGCAACAAATTTCTCCTAGTGCTTTAGCATATTTAGGGGATGCAATTTATGAGTTGTATGTTAGAATGTTCTATCTGCTGCCATTGCAGCGGTCAGGAATTTACCATCGTCTGGTAGTGGAGCAGGTAAGAGCAGAAACACAAGCGCTACATTTGCGATCGCTAATTCCTCATCTCAGGGATAACGAATTAGAAATTGTCCGACGGGGTAGAAACGCCGCAACAGGACGCCCTAAGCGACTTAATCCCGAAATTTATCAACAGGCAACTAGTCTAGAAACTTTAATAGGCTACTTATATATCACCGATTACCAACGTCTAACCGAACTGTTGCAAATACTTCATCTAGAAAAAGAGTGA
- a CDS encoding STAS domain-containing protein, which translates to MIAEPLNLTVSLRGTREVRDNCQLFRLTGLLDAFSEPTFRKTLGSKIDEGPKHIILDLSQIDFVDSSGLGALVQLAKQAQTADGTLQIVTNARVTQTVKLVRLEKFLSLQKSVEDALENVK; encoded by the coding sequence ATTATTGCTGAGCCACTGAATCTAACCGTTAGCCTGAGGGGCACTCGTGAAGTCCGGGATAACTGTCAGCTATTCCGCCTCACAGGTTTGTTAGATGCTTTTTCCGAGCCGACATTTCGCAAGACACTTGGCAGCAAGATAGACGAGGGTCCTAAGCACATTATTTTGGATCTCTCACAAATTGATTTTGTTGATAGCTCTGGCTTGGGTGCTCTGGTGCAGCTAGCCAAGCAGGCTCAAACTGCCGATGGCACTTTGCAAATTGTTACAAATGCCCGCGTAACTCAAACGGTCAAGCTTGTTCGCCTAGAGAAGTTTCTCTCCCTGCAAAAATCAGTTGAAGACGCTCTAGAAAACGTCAAGTAG
- a CDS encoding retropepsin-like aspartic protease: MLQSFLSRATLIFVSSALAVLCVACSEDKLNTATGGDEQPTPIGDLAPVQPTVEPVRPAASPEAQPLDPFESEPSLFEIGRDKAVGAWSISQSAQSPDDWKLVASQYKEAIALMQKVRRQSPEFAIAQTKIKEYRRQVKYAQQQANPRPVAVREPHKIVVVVPQRETTPKFTLPPIQAKPLSPEPALPSSAVVIPDEAVFTAPIKRRIGGTPIVEVTFNGQQQFEMIVDTGASGTVITQEMANALGIVTVGKAKANTASSRAVEFPVGYVNSMAVGGVIVNKIPVAIAGAELDTGLLGHDFFGNYDVTIKRNVVEFRPQLRSQINPPETQLTPPTSSKQPHFVGYP; the protein is encoded by the coding sequence ATGCTTCAGTCTTTTTTATCCCGTGCAACCCTAATTTTTGTATCAAGCGCTCTAGCGGTTTTGTGTGTTGCCTGTAGTGAAGACAAACTGAACACAGCTACTGGTGGCGATGAACAACCTACGCCAATTGGGGATCTAGCACCAGTCCAGCCTACCGTTGAACCAGTAAGACCAGCAGCTAGCCCAGAAGCGCAGCCGCTAGATCCGTTTGAAAGCGAACCAAGTCTCTTTGAGATCGGACGAGACAAAGCTGTTGGCGCTTGGAGTATCAGCCAATCGGCTCAATCTCCAGATGATTGGAAATTGGTGGCAAGTCAGTATAAGGAGGCGATCGCGCTGATGCAAAAAGTACGGCGACAAAGCCCAGAATTTGCGATCGCTCAAACCAAAATTAAGGAATATCGCCGCCAAGTTAAATATGCCCAACAGCAAGCTAATCCTCGTCCTGTTGCCGTTAGAGAACCTCATAAAATAGTCGTTGTTGTTCCTCAAAGAGAAACCACACCAAAGTTCACTTTACCTCCTATACAAGCAAAACCGTTATCACCAGAGCCAGCTTTGCCGTCATCAGCAGTGGTGATTCCCGATGAAGCAGTATTTACAGCGCCGATAAAAAGACGAATTGGTGGTACGCCAATTGTGGAAGTTACCTTTAATGGTCAGCAACAATTTGAGATGATTGTGGATACGGGAGCAAGTGGCACTGTCATCACCCAAGAGATGGCTAATGCTTTGGGAATCGTGACAGTGGGAAAAGCTAAGGCAAACACCGCGAGTTCTAGAGCGGTAGAATTTCCTGTGGGCTATGTTAATTCGATGGCAGTTGGCGGGGTAATAGTGAATAAAATACCAGTTGCGATCGCAGGTGCGGAACTAGATACTGGACTTTTAGGACATGACTTTTTTGGTAATTATGATGTCACCATTAAGCGTAATGTCGTAGAATTTCGCCCGCAATTGCGATCGCAAATCAATCCGCCAGAAACTCAACTAACTCCTCCAACTTCGTCCAAGCAGCCCCACTTTGTAGGATATCCTTAG
- the trpD gene encoding anthranilate phosphoribosyltransferase has product MTTSPIPAQESSASWYILLQQLIDGQSLSRTQSAELMQGWLSEAVPPELSGAILTALNFRGISADELTSMAEVLQSQSKLGTGDWGLGTGKESTQSPIPLIDTCGTGGDGSSTFNISTAVAFVAAASGVPVAKHGNRSASSLTGSADVLEALGVNLSASSEKVQAALQEVGITFLFAPGWHPALKAVASLRRTLKVRTIFNLLGPLVNPLRPTGQVVGLFTPKLLATVAEALQNLGKQKAIVLHGREKLDEAGLGDETDLAVLSDGEVQLTTINPLDLDLTPATIGMLRGGDVQENAEILKAVLQGKGTQAQQDAVALNASLALQVAGTIALLDHAQGIKIAKDILQSGAAWTKLEELVEFLAD; this is encoded by the coding sequence ATGACAACTTCCCCAATCCCTGCTCAAGAATCCTCTGCTAGCTGGTATATCCTGCTGCAACAATTAATAGATGGACAATCATTGTCTCGTACTCAATCGGCTGAATTGATGCAAGGTTGGCTCAGTGAAGCGGTTCCCCCGGAGTTATCAGGGGCTATATTAACAGCGCTGAACTTTAGAGGCATTTCTGCCGACGAGTTAACTAGCATGGCTGAAGTATTACAATCTCAATCAAAATTGGGGACTGGGGACTGGGGACTGGGGACTGGGAAAGAATCTACCCAATCCCCAATTCCCCTAATAGATACCTGTGGCACTGGTGGAGATGGGTCATCAACCTTTAATATTTCTACAGCCGTTGCTTTTGTTGCGGCTGCATCTGGCGTACCTGTTGCCAAACACGGCAATCGTTCAGCTTCAAGTCTCACAGGAAGTGCAGATGTATTGGAAGCCTTGGGTGTAAACTTAAGTGCCTCTAGTGAAAAAGTACAAGCCGCACTACAAGAAGTAGGGATCACCTTCTTGTTTGCTCCTGGTTGGCATCCAGCACTCAAGGCCGTTGCCTCATTACGGCGGACTTTGAAAGTGCGAACAATTTTTAATTTGCTCGGGCCGTTAGTAAATCCCTTGCGTCCAACTGGGCAAGTGGTAGGCTTATTTACTCCCAAACTTTTGGCAACTGTTGCCGAAGCTTTACAGAATTTGGGTAAGCAAAAGGCGATTGTGCTGCACGGGCGAGAAAAACTTGATGAGGCTGGGTTAGGAGATGAAACTGATTTGGCGGTGTTATCAGACGGAGAAGTGCAGTTAACTACTATTAATCCCCTAGATTTAGATTTAACACCTGCTACCATCGGTATGCTTCGGGGTGGAGATGTCCAAGAGAATGCGGAGATTCTCAAGGCTGTACTCCAAGGTAAGGGAACTCAGGCACAACAGGACGCAGTAGCATTAAATGCATCGTTGGCGCTGCAAGTAGCGGGTACGATCGCACTCCTCGATCACGCCCAAGGGATTAAAATCGCTAAGGATATCCTACAAAGTGGGGCTGCTTGGACGAAGTTGGAGGAGTTAGTTGAGTTTCTGGCGGATTGA
- a CDS encoding DNA adenine methylase: MIKSPLRYPGGKSKAINQISEYLPESFSEFREPFVGGGSVFIYLRQKFPDIKIWINDLNRELFLFWKLAQSDLVQLVKEIRHIKLKYTDGKLLFSELTSVDVNNLSDLERAVRFFVLNRITFSGTVESGGFSQEAFHKRFTDSSIERLEKLENILSKNVQITNLDYSHLLKSEEKDVFLFLDPPYFSATKSKLYGKDGDLHTSFEHQRFAELLQKCHHRWLITYDNSQQIRENFQWANISEWELQYGMNNYKQSGAAKGKELFITNYEVKLYLENKAPNQNLANPALQLSLEI; the protein is encoded by the coding sequence ATGATCAAAAGTCCTCTACGATATCCTGGTGGGAAGTCGAAAGCAATAAATCAAATATCTGAATATTTACCAGAGAGCTTTTCGGAATTTCGAGAACCTTTTGTGGGTGGTGGTTCTGTATTCATTTATTTAAGACAAAAGTTTCCTGATATCAAAATTTGGATTAACGATTTAAACCGCGAACTCTTCTTATTCTGGAAACTTGCCCAATCGGATCTAGTTCAGTTAGTTAAAGAAATTCGACATATTAAACTAAAGTATACAGACGGCAAATTATTGTTTTCAGAATTGACTAGTGTAGATGTCAATAATTTATCTGATTTAGAAAGAGCCGTTCGTTTTTTCGTCCTCAATAGAATTACTTTTTCTGGAACTGTAGAATCAGGTGGTTTTTCCCAAGAAGCTTTCCATAAAAGATTTACTGATTCTTCAATAGAACGACTTGAAAAGTTAGAAAACATCTTATCAAAAAATGTCCAAATTACAAATTTAGATTATAGCCATCTATTAAAATCAGAGGAAAAGGATGTATTTTTATTTTTAGATCCACCGTATTTTAGTGCTACAAAATCAAAACTATATGGTAAAGACGGTGACTTGCACACTTCTTTTGAACATCAGAGATTTGCCGAACTTTTGCAAAAATGTCATCATCGCTGGCTAATTACCTACGACAACTCACAGCAAATTCGAGAAAATTTTCAATGGGCTAATATTTCCGAGTGGGAATTACAGTATGGGATGAATAACTATAAGCAGAGTGGTGCGGCTAAAGGGAAAGAGTTATTCATTACTAATTACGAAGTTAAACTATATTTGGAAAATAAAGCACCAAATCAAAACCTTGCGAATCCAGCTTTGCAATTAAGCCTTGAGATTTAA
- a CDS encoding cytochrome b/b6 domain-containing protein has translation MHRSAPYQPLLLRILHGLSGILVIAAIITGFLVYNTYDRRFGKISFPQIADIQGIHGTFALCFLLVLPAFALYSFHSGQKRLVQSDSLRQLTQVGKPIWWVSLQRLANTLMLIAAILAVNSGRMMKEEWLPAGQLDHIWYSLHLSGWVVMVCCVAIHVLMSIKVGGAPLLLSMLSWKFRPEDSPAKWSSRFRGWLTSLQANFGAVMNNFMQNNFYLRIIEVIVLGGILTAFVLPIFFPG, from the coding sequence ATGCACCGTTCTGCACCCTATCAACCTTTGTTGTTGCGAATTCTTCACGGCTTAAGTGGAATTTTAGTTATCGCGGCAATCATTACCGGATTTCTGGTTTACAACACATACGATCGCCGATTTGGTAAAATATCATTTCCTCAAATTGCCGATATTCAAGGCATTCACGGCACTTTTGCATTATGTTTCTTGCTTGTTCTGCCAGCTTTTGCCCTCTATAGCTTTCATTCTGGACAAAAACGCCTAGTTCAATCTGATTCTTTGCGGCAACTAACCCAGGTTGGCAAGCCGATTTGGTGGGTTAGTTTGCAACGTCTAGCAAATACTCTCATGCTCATCGCCGCTATTTTGGCTGTGAACTCTGGCAGGATGATGAAGGAAGAATGGCTTCCAGCAGGGCAGCTAGATCATATTTGGTACTCCCTCCATCTTAGTGGCTGGGTTGTGATGGTTTGCTGTGTGGCAATTCATGTTTTGATGTCTATCAAGGTGGGTGGTGCGCCGTTGTTACTTTCAATGCTTTCATGGAAGTTTCGCCCAGAAGATAGCCCTGCTAAATGGTCTAGTCGTTTTCGTGGTTGGTTGACTAGCTTACAAGCTAACTTTGGTGCGGTAATGAATAATTTTATGCAAAACAATTTTTACCTCAGAATTATTGAGGTGATTGTGCTGGGTGGAATTCTGACAGCGTTTGTCTTACCTATATTTTTTCCTGGTTAG
- a CDS encoding high light inducible protein produces the protein MADVKKTTPSVSEDPNALRWGFTPQSENWNGRFAMIGFLSAVALEVFSGQGILHFWGIL, from the coding sequence ATGGCAGACGTTAAGAAGACTACGCCTTCGGTTTCAGAAGATCCTAATGCTTTGCGCTGGGGCTTCACTCCTCAGAGCGAAAATTGGAACGGTCGTTTTGCAATGATTGGTTTTTTATCTGCTGTTGCACTTGAAGTGTTTTCTGGTCAAGGGATTTTACACTTCTGGGGCATCCTTTAA